A single Oryctolagus cuniculus chromosome 16, mOryCun1.1, whole genome shotgun sequence DNA region contains:
- the CHERP gene encoding calcium homeostasis endoplasmic reticulum protein isoform X2, which produces MEMPLPPDDQELRNVIDKLAQFVARNGPEFEKMTMEKQKDNPKFSFLFGGEFYSYYKCKLALEQQQLICKQQAPELEPPLPQPPPAQGAPSMDELIQQSQWNLQQQEQHLLALRQEQVTAAVAHAVEQQMQKLLEETQLDMNEFDSLLQPIIDTCTKDAISAGKNWMFSNAKSPPHCELMAGHLRSRITAEGAHFELRLHLIYLINDVLHHWALTRGRSLPHSQRKQARELLAALQKVVVPIYCTSFLAVEEDKQQKIARLLQLWEKNGYFDDSIIQQLQSPALGLGQYQATLITEYSAVVQPVQLAFQQQIQTLKTQHEEFVNSLAQQQQQPPPQPQPQPQLQMPQMEADVKATPPPPAPPPAPAPAPALPPTTQPGARPPAPSAGCPGAPATPAATQPDDSKPAIQMPGSSDYDSAGGVQDPAAAGPRGPGPHDQIPPNKPPWFDQPHPVAPWGQQQPPEQPPYPHHQGGPPHCPPWGNSHEGMWGEQRGDPGWNGQRDAPWSNQPDPNWNSQFEGPWNSQHEQPPWAGGQREPPFRVQRPPPFRGPFPPHQQHPQFNQPPHPHNFNRFPPRFMQDDFPPRHPFERPPYPHRFDYPQGDFPADMGPPHHHPGHRMPHPAINEHPPWAGPQHPDFGPPPHGFNGQPPHMRRQGPPHINHDDPSLVPNVPYFDLPAGLMAPLVKLEDHEYKPLDPKDIRLPPPMPPSERLLAAVEAFYSPPSHDRPRNSEGWEQNGLYEFFRAKMRARRRKGQEKRNRSRSRSKSRGRSSSRSRSRSSKSSGSYSRSRSRSCSRSYSRSRSRSRSRSRSSRSRSRSRSRSRSKSYSPGRRRRSRSRSPTPPSSAGLGANSAPSIPDSRLGEENKGHQMLVKMGWSGSGGLGAKEQGIQDPIKGGDVRDKWDQYKGVGVALDDPYENYRRNKSYSFIARMKARDEFSTFGARKEEKEDLTHA; this is translated from the exons ATGGAGATGCCTCTGCCGCCCGACG ACCAGGAGCTGCGGAATGTCATCGACAAGCTGGCCCAGTTCGTGGCCCGCAACGGGCCCGAGTTCGAGAAGATGACgatggagaagcagaaagacaaccCGAAGTTCTCGTTCCTGTTCGGGGGCGAGTTCTACAGCTACTACAAGTGCAAGCTGgcgctggagcagcagcagc TCATCTGCAAGCAGCAGGCGCCGGAGCTGGAGCCGCCCCTGCCGCAGCCGCCGCCGGCCCAGGGCGCCCCGTCCATGGACGAGCTCATCCAGCAGAGCCAGTGGAACctccagcagcaggagcagcacctgCTGGCGCTCAGACAG gaGCAGGTCACGGCGGCCGTGGCCCACGCCGTGGAGCAGCAGATGCAGAAGCTGCTGGAGGAGACGCAGCTGGACATGAACGAGTTCGACAGCCTGCTGCAGCCCATCATCGACACGTGCACCAAGGACGCCATCTCG GCCGGCAAGAACTGGATGTTCAGCAACGCCAAGTCGCCGCCGCACTGCGAGCTGATGGCGGGCCACCTGCGCAGCCGCATCACGGCCGAGGGCGCGCACTTCGAGCTGCGGCTGCACCTCATCTACCTCATCAACGACGTGCTGCACCACTG GGCCCTGACGCGCGGAAGGTCTCTCCCTCACAGCCAGCGCAAGCAGGCCCGGGAGCTGCTGGCCGCCCTGCAGAAGGTCGTCGTGCCCATCTACTGCACCAGCTTCCTGGCCGTGGAGGAGGACAAGCAACAGAAGATCGCGCGG ctcctgcagctctgggagaAGAACGGCTACTTCGATGACTCCATCATCCAGCAGCTGCAGAGCCCGGCGCTAGGGCTTGGCCAGTACCAG GCCACGCTCATCACCGAGTACTCGGCGGTGGTGCAGCCGGTGCAGCTGGCCTTCCAGCAGCAGATCCAGACCCTGAAGACGCAGCACGAGGAGTTCGtcaacagcctggcccagcagcagcagcagccgccgccacagccgcagccgcagccgcagcttCAGATGCCGCAGATGGAGGCCGACGTGAAGGccacgccgccgccgcccgctccgcctccggcccccgccccggctccAGCCCTGCCGCCGACCACCCAGCCCGGTGcgcggcccccggccccctcGGCGGGCTGCCCCGGGGCCCCGGCCACCCCAGCAGCCACCCAGCCCG ACGACAGCAAGCCAGCCATCCAGATGCCCGGCTCCTCGGACTACGACTCCGCGGGCGGCGTCCAGGACCCTGCAGCCGCcggcccccggggccctgggccccACGACCAGATCCCACCCAACAAGCCGCCGTGGTTTGACCAGCCCCACCCTGTCGCTCCCTGGGGCCAACAGCAG CCTCCGGAGCAGCCCCCCTACCCGCACCACCAGGGCGGGCCGCCCCACTGCCCCCCCTGGGGCAACAGCCACGAGGGCATGTGGGGCGAGCAGCGCGGGGACCCCGGCTGGAACGGCCAGCGCGACGCGCCCTGGAGCAACCAGCCCGACCCCAACTGGAACAGCCAGTTCGAGGGCCCCTGGAACAGCCAGCACGAGCAGCCGCCCTGGGCCGGCGGGCAGCGCGAGCCGCCCTTCCGCGTGCAGCGGCCGCCGCCCTTCCGCGGGCCCttcccgccgcaccagcagcacCCGCAGTTCAACCAGCCGCCGCACCCGCACAACTTCAACCGCTTCCCGCCGCGCTTCATGCAGGACGACTTCCCGCCGCGCCACCCCTTCGAGCGGCCACCCTACCCGCACCGCTTCGACTACCCGCAGGGGGACTTCCCCGCCG ACATGGGCCCCCCGCACCACCACCCCGGCCACCGCATGCCGCACCCCGCCATCAACGAGCACCCGCCCTGGGCGGGGCCCCAGCACCCCGACTTCGGCCCGCCCCCCCATGGCTTCAATGGGCAGCCCCCCCACATGCGGCGGCAGGGCCCCCCGCACATCAACCACGACGACCCCAGCCTGGTCCCCAACGTGCCCTACTTCGACCTCCCCGCTGGCCTCATGGCGCCGCTCGTGAAG CTGGAGGACCACGAGTACAAGCCCCTGGACCCCAAGGACATCCGCCTGCCGCCCCCCATGCCGCCCAGCGAGAGGCTGCTGGCGGCCGTGGAGGCTTTCTACAGCCCGCCCTCACACGACAGGCCCAGGAACAG CGAAGGCTGGGAGCAGAACGGCCTGTACGAGTTCTTCCGGGCCAAGATGCGGGCCCGGCGGCGGAAGGGCCAGGAGAAGAGGAACAG GTCCCGCAGCAGGTCCAAGAGCCGGGGCCGCTCGTCCTCCCGCTCCCGCTCGCGCTCCTCCAAGTCGTCGGGCTCCTACTCCCGCTCGCGCTCCCGCTCCTGCTCCCGCTCCTACTCGCGCTCCAGGTCCAG GAGCCGGAGCCGGTCCCGCTCGTCCAGAAGCCGCTCCCGGTCCCGCTCGCGCTCCCGCTCCAAGTCCTACTCCCCGGGAAGGAGGCGCCGCTCGCGCTCCCGGAGCCCCACGCCACC CTCCTCGGCCGGCCTGGGCGCTAACTCGGCGCCCTCCATCCCTGACTCGAGGCTCGGGGAGGAGAACAAGGGACATCAGATGCTCGTGAAGATGG GCTGGAGCGGCTCCGGCGGCCTGGGCGCGAAGGAGCAGGGCATCCAGGACCCCATCAAAGGGGGCGACGTGCGCGACAAGTGGGACCAGTACAAGGGCGTGGGCGTGGCGCTGGACGACCCCTACGAGAACTACCGGCGCAACAAGAGCTACTCCTTCATCGCCCGCATGAAGGCCCGGGACGAGT TCTCCACGTTCGGGGCccggaaggaggagaaggaggaccTGACGCACGCCTAG
- the CHERP gene encoding calcium homeostasis endoplasmic reticulum protein isoform X5: MEMPLPPDDQELRNVIDKLAQFVARNGPEFEKMTMEKQKDNPKFSFLFGGEFYSYYKCKLALEQQQLICKQQAPELEPPLPQPPPAQGAPSMDELIQQSQWNLQQQEQHLLALRQEQVTAAVAHAVEQQMQKLLEETQLDMNEFDSLLQPIIDTCTKDAISAGKNWMFSNAKSPPHCELMAGHLRSRITAEGAHFELRLHLIYLINDVLHHCQRKQARELLAALQKVVVPIYCTSFLAVEEDKQQKIARLLQLWEKNGYFDDSIIQQLQSPALGLGQYQATLITEYSAVVQPVQLAFQQQIQTLKTQHEEFVNSLAQQQQQPPPQPQPQPQLQMPQMEADVKATPPPPAPPPAPAPAPALPPTTQPDDSKPAIQMPGSSDYDSAGGVQDPAAAGPRGPGPHDQIPPNKPPWFDQPHPVAPWGQQQPPEQPPYPHHQGGPPHCPPWGNSHEGMWGEQRGDPGWNGQRDAPWSNQPDPNWNSQFEGPWNSQHEQPPWAGGQREPPFRVQRPPPFRGPFPPHQQHPQFNQPPHPHNFNRFPPRFMQDDFPPRHPFERPPYPHRFDYPQGDFPADMGPPHHHPGHRMPHPAINEHPPWAGPQHPDFGPPPHGFNGQPPHMRRQGPPHINHDDPSLVPNVPYFDLPAGLMAPLVKLEDHEYKPLDPKDIRLPPPMPPSERLLAAVEAFYSPPSHDRPRNSEGWEQNGLYEFFRAKMRARRRKGQEKRNSGPSRSRSRSKSRGRSSSRSRSRSSKSSGSYSRSRSRSCSRSYSRSRSRSRSRSRSSRSRSRSRSRSRSKSYSPGRRRRSRSRSPTPPSSAGLGANSAPSIPDSRLGEENKGHQMLVKMGWSGSGGLGAKEQGIQDPIKGGDVRDKWDQYKGVGVALDDPYENYRRNKSYSFIARMKARDEFSTFGARKEEKEDLTHA, translated from the exons ATGGAGATGCCTCTGCCGCCCGACG ACCAGGAGCTGCGGAATGTCATCGACAAGCTGGCCCAGTTCGTGGCCCGCAACGGGCCCGAGTTCGAGAAGATGACgatggagaagcagaaagacaaccCGAAGTTCTCGTTCCTGTTCGGGGGCGAGTTCTACAGCTACTACAAGTGCAAGCTGgcgctggagcagcagcagc TCATCTGCAAGCAGCAGGCGCCGGAGCTGGAGCCGCCCCTGCCGCAGCCGCCGCCGGCCCAGGGCGCCCCGTCCATGGACGAGCTCATCCAGCAGAGCCAGTGGAACctccagcagcaggagcagcacctgCTGGCGCTCAGACAG gaGCAGGTCACGGCGGCCGTGGCCCACGCCGTGGAGCAGCAGATGCAGAAGCTGCTGGAGGAGACGCAGCTGGACATGAACGAGTTCGACAGCCTGCTGCAGCCCATCATCGACACGTGCACCAAGGACGCCATCTCG GCCGGCAAGAACTGGATGTTCAGCAACGCCAAGTCGCCGCCGCACTGCGAGCTGATGGCGGGCCACCTGCGCAGCCGCATCACGGCCGAGGGCGCGCACTTCGAGCTGCGGCTGCACCTCATCTACCTCATCAACGACGTGCTGCACCACTG CCAGCGCAAGCAGGCCCGGGAGCTGCTGGCCGCCCTGCAGAAGGTCGTCGTGCCCATCTACTGCACCAGCTTCCTGGCCGTGGAGGAGGACAAGCAACAGAAGATCGCGCGG ctcctgcagctctgggagaAGAACGGCTACTTCGATGACTCCATCATCCAGCAGCTGCAGAGCCCGGCGCTAGGGCTTGGCCAGTACCAG GCCACGCTCATCACCGAGTACTCGGCGGTGGTGCAGCCGGTGCAGCTGGCCTTCCAGCAGCAGATCCAGACCCTGAAGACGCAGCACGAGGAGTTCGtcaacagcctggcccagcagcagcagcagccgccgccacagccgcagccgcagccgcagcttCAGATGCCGCAGATGGAGGCCGACGTGAAGGccacgccgccgccgcccgctccgcctccggcccccgccccggctccAGCCCTGCCGCCGACCACCCAGCCCG ACGACAGCAAGCCAGCCATCCAGATGCCCGGCTCCTCGGACTACGACTCCGCGGGCGGCGTCCAGGACCCTGCAGCCGCcggcccccggggccctgggccccACGACCAGATCCCACCCAACAAGCCGCCGTGGTTTGACCAGCCCCACCCTGTCGCTCCCTGGGGCCAACAGCAG CCTCCGGAGCAGCCCCCCTACCCGCACCACCAGGGCGGGCCGCCCCACTGCCCCCCCTGGGGCAACAGCCACGAGGGCATGTGGGGCGAGCAGCGCGGGGACCCCGGCTGGAACGGCCAGCGCGACGCGCCCTGGAGCAACCAGCCCGACCCCAACTGGAACAGCCAGTTCGAGGGCCCCTGGAACAGCCAGCACGAGCAGCCGCCCTGGGCCGGCGGGCAGCGCGAGCCGCCCTTCCGCGTGCAGCGGCCGCCGCCCTTCCGCGGGCCCttcccgccgcaccagcagcacCCGCAGTTCAACCAGCCGCCGCACCCGCACAACTTCAACCGCTTCCCGCCGCGCTTCATGCAGGACGACTTCCCGCCGCGCCACCCCTTCGAGCGGCCACCCTACCCGCACCGCTTCGACTACCCGCAGGGGGACTTCCCCGCCG ACATGGGCCCCCCGCACCACCACCCCGGCCACCGCATGCCGCACCCCGCCATCAACGAGCACCCGCCCTGGGCGGGGCCCCAGCACCCCGACTTCGGCCCGCCCCCCCATGGCTTCAATGGGCAGCCCCCCCACATGCGGCGGCAGGGCCCCCCGCACATCAACCACGACGACCCCAGCCTGGTCCCCAACGTGCCCTACTTCGACCTCCCCGCTGGCCTCATGGCGCCGCTCGTGAAG CTGGAGGACCACGAGTACAAGCCCCTGGACCCCAAGGACATCCGCCTGCCGCCCCCCATGCCGCCCAGCGAGAGGCTGCTGGCGGCCGTGGAGGCTTTCTACAGCCCGCCCTCACACGACAGGCCCAGGAACAG CGAAGGCTGGGAGCAGAACGGCCTGTACGAGTTCTTCCGGGCCAAGATGCGGGCCCGGCGGCGGAAGGGCCAGGAGAAGAGGAACAG CGGCCCCTCCAGGTCCCGCAGCAGGTCCAAGAGCCGGGGCCGCTCGTCCTCCCGCTCCCGCTCGCGCTCCTCCAAGTCGTCGGGCTCCTACTCCCGCTCGCGCTCCCGCTCCTGCTCCCGCTCCTACTCGCGCTCCAGGTCCAG GAGCCGGAGCCGGTCCCGCTCGTCCAGAAGCCGCTCCCGGTCCCGCTCGCGCTCCCGCTCCAAGTCCTACTCCCCGGGAAGGAGGCGCCGCTCGCGCTCCCGGAGCCCCACGCCACC CTCCTCGGCCGGCCTGGGCGCTAACTCGGCGCCCTCCATCCCTGACTCGAGGCTCGGGGAGGAGAACAAGGGACATCAGATGCTCGTGAAGATGG GCTGGAGCGGCTCCGGCGGCCTGGGCGCGAAGGAGCAGGGCATCCAGGACCCCATCAAAGGGGGCGACGTGCGCGACAAGTGGGACCAGTACAAGGGCGTGGGCGTGGCGCTGGACGACCCCTACGAGAACTACCGGCGCAACAAGAGCTACTCCTTCATCGCCCGCATGAAGGCCCGGGACGAGT TCTCCACGTTCGGGGCccggaaggaggagaaggaggaccTGACGCACGCCTAG
- the CHERP gene encoding calcium homeostasis endoplasmic reticulum protein isoform X3: MEMPLPPDDQELRNVIDKLAQFVARNGPEFEKMTMEKQKDNPKFSFLFGGEFYSYYKCKLALEQQQLICKQQAPELEPPLPQPPPAQGAPSMDELIQQSQWNLQQQEQHLLALRQEQVTAAVAHAVEQQMQKLLEETQLDMNEFDSLLQPIIDTCTKDAISAGKNWMFSNAKSPPHCELMAGHLRSRITAEGAHFELRLHLIYLINDVLHHCQRKQARELLAALQKVVVPIYCTSFLAVEEDKQQKIARLLQLWEKNGYFDDSIIQQLQSPALGLGQYQATLITEYSAVVQPVQLAFQQQIQTLKTQHEEFVNSLAQQQQQPPPQPQPQPQLQMPQMEADVKATPPPPAPPPAPAPAPALPPTTQPGARPPAPSAGCPGAPATPAATQPDDSKPAIQMPGSSDYDSAGGVQDPAAAGPRGPGPHDQIPPNKPPWFDQPHPVAPWGQQQPPEQPPYPHHQGGPPHCPPWGNSHEGMWGEQRGDPGWNGQRDAPWSNQPDPNWNSQFEGPWNSQHEQPPWAGGQREPPFRVQRPPPFRGPFPPHQQHPQFNQPPHPHNFNRFPPRFMQDDFPPRHPFERPPYPHRFDYPQGDFPADMGPPHHHPGHRMPHPAINEHPPWAGPQHPDFGPPPHGFNGQPPHMRRQGPPHINHDDPSLVPNVPYFDLPAGLMAPLVKLEDHEYKPLDPKDIRLPPPMPPSERLLAAVEAFYSPPSHDRPRNSEGWEQNGLYEFFRAKMRARRRKGQEKRNSGPSRSRSRSKSRGRSSSRSRSRSSKSSGSYSRSRSRSCSRSYSRSRSRSRSRSRSSRSRSRSRSRSRSKSYSPGRRRRSRSRSPTPPSSAGLGANSAPSIPDSRLGEENKGHQMLVKMGWSGSGGLGAKEQGIQDPIKGGDVRDKWDQYKGVGVALDDPYENYRRNKSYSFIARMKARDEFSTFGARKEEKEDLTHA, encoded by the exons ATGGAGATGCCTCTGCCGCCCGACG ACCAGGAGCTGCGGAATGTCATCGACAAGCTGGCCCAGTTCGTGGCCCGCAACGGGCCCGAGTTCGAGAAGATGACgatggagaagcagaaagacaaccCGAAGTTCTCGTTCCTGTTCGGGGGCGAGTTCTACAGCTACTACAAGTGCAAGCTGgcgctggagcagcagcagc TCATCTGCAAGCAGCAGGCGCCGGAGCTGGAGCCGCCCCTGCCGCAGCCGCCGCCGGCCCAGGGCGCCCCGTCCATGGACGAGCTCATCCAGCAGAGCCAGTGGAACctccagcagcaggagcagcacctgCTGGCGCTCAGACAG gaGCAGGTCACGGCGGCCGTGGCCCACGCCGTGGAGCAGCAGATGCAGAAGCTGCTGGAGGAGACGCAGCTGGACATGAACGAGTTCGACAGCCTGCTGCAGCCCATCATCGACACGTGCACCAAGGACGCCATCTCG GCCGGCAAGAACTGGATGTTCAGCAACGCCAAGTCGCCGCCGCACTGCGAGCTGATGGCGGGCCACCTGCGCAGCCGCATCACGGCCGAGGGCGCGCACTTCGAGCTGCGGCTGCACCTCATCTACCTCATCAACGACGTGCTGCACCACTG CCAGCGCAAGCAGGCCCGGGAGCTGCTGGCCGCCCTGCAGAAGGTCGTCGTGCCCATCTACTGCACCAGCTTCCTGGCCGTGGAGGAGGACAAGCAACAGAAGATCGCGCGG ctcctgcagctctgggagaAGAACGGCTACTTCGATGACTCCATCATCCAGCAGCTGCAGAGCCCGGCGCTAGGGCTTGGCCAGTACCAG GCCACGCTCATCACCGAGTACTCGGCGGTGGTGCAGCCGGTGCAGCTGGCCTTCCAGCAGCAGATCCAGACCCTGAAGACGCAGCACGAGGAGTTCGtcaacagcctggcccagcagcagcagcagccgccgccacagccgcagccgcagccgcagcttCAGATGCCGCAGATGGAGGCCGACGTGAAGGccacgccgccgccgcccgctccgcctccggcccccgccccggctccAGCCCTGCCGCCGACCACCCAGCCCGGTGcgcggcccccggccccctcGGCGGGCTGCCCCGGGGCCCCGGCCACCCCAGCAGCCACCCAGCCCG ACGACAGCAAGCCAGCCATCCAGATGCCCGGCTCCTCGGACTACGACTCCGCGGGCGGCGTCCAGGACCCTGCAGCCGCcggcccccggggccctgggccccACGACCAGATCCCACCCAACAAGCCGCCGTGGTTTGACCAGCCCCACCCTGTCGCTCCCTGGGGCCAACAGCAG CCTCCGGAGCAGCCCCCCTACCCGCACCACCAGGGCGGGCCGCCCCACTGCCCCCCCTGGGGCAACAGCCACGAGGGCATGTGGGGCGAGCAGCGCGGGGACCCCGGCTGGAACGGCCAGCGCGACGCGCCCTGGAGCAACCAGCCCGACCCCAACTGGAACAGCCAGTTCGAGGGCCCCTGGAACAGCCAGCACGAGCAGCCGCCCTGGGCCGGCGGGCAGCGCGAGCCGCCCTTCCGCGTGCAGCGGCCGCCGCCCTTCCGCGGGCCCttcccgccgcaccagcagcacCCGCAGTTCAACCAGCCGCCGCACCCGCACAACTTCAACCGCTTCCCGCCGCGCTTCATGCAGGACGACTTCCCGCCGCGCCACCCCTTCGAGCGGCCACCCTACCCGCACCGCTTCGACTACCCGCAGGGGGACTTCCCCGCCG ACATGGGCCCCCCGCACCACCACCCCGGCCACCGCATGCCGCACCCCGCCATCAACGAGCACCCGCCCTGGGCGGGGCCCCAGCACCCCGACTTCGGCCCGCCCCCCCATGGCTTCAATGGGCAGCCCCCCCACATGCGGCGGCAGGGCCCCCCGCACATCAACCACGACGACCCCAGCCTGGTCCCCAACGTGCCCTACTTCGACCTCCCCGCTGGCCTCATGGCGCCGCTCGTGAAG CTGGAGGACCACGAGTACAAGCCCCTGGACCCCAAGGACATCCGCCTGCCGCCCCCCATGCCGCCCAGCGAGAGGCTGCTGGCGGCCGTGGAGGCTTTCTACAGCCCGCCCTCACACGACAGGCCCAGGAACAG CGAAGGCTGGGAGCAGAACGGCCTGTACGAGTTCTTCCGGGCCAAGATGCGGGCCCGGCGGCGGAAGGGCCAGGAGAAGAGGAACAG CGGCCCCTCCAGGTCCCGCAGCAGGTCCAAGAGCCGGGGCCGCTCGTCCTCCCGCTCCCGCTCGCGCTCCTCCAAGTCGTCGGGCTCCTACTCCCGCTCGCGCTCCCGCTCCTGCTCCCGCTCCTACTCGCGCTCCAGGTCCAG GAGCCGGAGCCGGTCCCGCTCGTCCAGAAGCCGCTCCCGGTCCCGCTCGCGCTCCCGCTCCAAGTCCTACTCCCCGGGAAGGAGGCGCCGCTCGCGCTCCCGGAGCCCCACGCCACC CTCCTCGGCCGGCCTGGGCGCTAACTCGGCGCCCTCCATCCCTGACTCGAGGCTCGGGGAGGAGAACAAGGGACATCAGATGCTCGTGAAGATGG GCTGGAGCGGCTCCGGCGGCCTGGGCGCGAAGGAGCAGGGCATCCAGGACCCCATCAAAGGGGGCGACGTGCGCGACAAGTGGGACCAGTACAAGGGCGTGGGCGTGGCGCTGGACGACCCCTACGAGAACTACCGGCGCAACAAGAGCTACTCCTTCATCGCCCGCATGAAGGCCCGGGACGAGT TCTCCACGTTCGGGGCccggaaggaggagaaggaggaccTGACGCACGCCTAG